In the genome of Passer domesticus isolate bPasDom1 chromosome 2, bPasDom1.hap1, whole genome shotgun sequence, the window ccagggagttAAAGTGCTCCACGCCAGGTTTAAACTCGAGTTTTATTGGATTGTAGGATGGAGAGCTTGCACAGGGCATCACCATCCCTTTGTGCTccacatcccaaatccctgggggattcaggagctgggctggctccaTGCTGGCATCCCGTGGGAGTGATCCtgtactgggagggaactggaaTGTGGAGGATGCTCTTTTTGGGGTCTGCTCTTTTTGGGTGTCCCAACCCTCATCCTACAAACCCCCGGCTCGGCCCTGCtcacccccaggacccctcacCTGTAATTAGCTGCATCTCAGCGTGGTGCTGGCCGCTATTTAGGAGAAACTCGTCAGGCACAGGCTGTAATgaagctctgccagggctctcaCAGGACCGTGACGACCGGGGGGGAATTTCCATGCGGGCGGCAGGATTTCCATGCAGGCGGCAGGATTTCCATGCGGAGGCTGGATCCGGGTTTGggttattatttatttttttccttccttccttcccctgtgctgtcagcatagattttaattttaacaaCCAATTGCTGAGCCCGAAGACGGGGGGATGAGCCTCTGGGAAACACCTCTTGTTTTGTTCGAGttcttatttaaatatttttaaatatttttttgtgacTTCATTTCCTTGTGACAGGATTTCCTCCGGAGCAGGAAAAACCTTTCTTTAACTTTGTTTAGCATCATCTGCTCCTTGCATGAATGGTGTGACTCCGCTGCTGAGGTCGGTCCCTCTCCAgtttgggatggagctgggatctCCAAGGGAAGGGGTGAAGCTGGGCATTCCAGAAGATCTCTGAAATAACTTTCTGGGGGATAGTTGAGGACTGCTGCTGTAGGGATATTTAGGCAGCATCCCAGCTGGGAGAAAAAGGGCCCCCAAATTGCTTCCCCAGTGGGACTTTCCCTGGATGATGACGCCGGTGCTCTCCCTTGGGCAGGTCCCCCTGGGTGATGAAGAGGAGTGGGATGCACTGGTGGCTTGTCACTGTCCTGGGGGTGAGTATGGCCTCGTctggccccatcccatcccatcccctcccatcccTCTGCTTCTCCGGGGTGCGCAGGTGGGTGCTGCAGCCACGGGGGTCACCCCGGCTGTGTCCCCCTTGGGGTGGCCCGGCAGCTGAGGACGTCTCTGCTGGCGGCTTGTGCTGCCCCGGGGTTTAaccccagcgcagcccctgtcCGAGGCTGGCCCGTCCTCCCCGCAGGCCGGCGGCGAGCCCGCAGCCCCGAGATGCCGGGCCGGGCTCCGGGAGCCAACGGGACACGCGTGACCCTGCTGggtgagcaggaggaggaggcggcagCGGCGCAGGCAGCCGTGCTGACCATCGTGCCGGTCTTCTGTGCCATGGGGCTGCTGGGGATCCTGGTCTGCAACCTGCTGAAGAAGAGGGGTTATCACTGCACCGCCAGCAAGGAGCCCCAGCCCGGTGGCACCGGTGAGCCCCGGTGATCCCACATCCCTctcatcctgcccagcccaTTCCTGTGGTTGCTGGTTCCCCTTGTCCCACGGCATCCTGGGTGCCTCATCCCCCATCACCGAGCTTTCCCCAACCTCTGCTTCCAGGTGCCAGCTCCATCTACCAGCTGGAGGATGCCAACGAGGACACCATCGGGGTGCTGGTGCGGCTGATCACCGAGAAGAAAGGTCAGGGGGTCCCTgggaagggggaggaggagggggcgaCCTGGGCCAGGGCCCTGTGACCCCCCAGCTCCTGGGTGCCGCACACAGAAAACGCAGCGgcgctggaggagctgctgaaggagcaccagaggcagcagctggtgccACCGAGCTGTGCCCCCCTCAATAAGTAAGAGTGTCCCCTGAGGACcccctgctggtgctgggacCACCCCCACGCTGATGCCGtttgccccctccccaggctgcacctcctgcctcagtttcccccagcctgccagcaccagcagcacccgCACACGGTGCAGGGGCCGGCCCCGTGCGCCCGCTGCGACCAGAAGtggccccagctgctgccatccCTCGGTGCCACCAAAGTCCCCAAAGCCGCGGCTCCTCCCAGCGAGGTGACCATCCTCTCCATCGGCAGgtaggcagggacagcccccgcTGGGTGTCCCCTCCGGGGGGTGGGGACAGGCTGACGTGGTGCTCCCCAACAGGTTTCGGGTGTCCCGGATCCCGGAGCTGcggggcgaggcagggggggAGCCCCTCCGTGGTCCCCTCCCCGCCGGCAGCGGGATGTGACCCAGCATGGAGCAGCGCCAAGGGCCCCTCGAGGTGAGGGGgtgctggggagccctgggctcctgccgGGACAAAGGGGCtctggaggctgggaaggggagcaTTAACACCCCAGGGATGTGGTGTGGGGAcagtggggcaggagggaggggtgtccctgctgcagggccaggcacGGCCTGGCACGGCCGGGGCTGCTCCGTGACTCacgggcagctgcagggctcacGTGCTCTCGCTCacgtccccgtgtcccctcctcCAGCTGCGCTGCTGCTGTGACCCTCCCGACATGGGCATGGGGgagctggagcgtgtccagggcagggaacggggctgggaagggaatggagcaccaggagaggctgaggagctcagcctggagaaaaggaggctcaggggggacctcgtggctctgctcccagggaacagggacaggacaagggggaacagCCTCAACAAACTGTGCTCAGCCTCAACAAACTGTGCCGGGGGAGGTCGGGTTGGGTAGTGACAGCCGTGGGTGACACCGAGTGGCTCCTGCCACCCTGGGTGGTGCCAAGGGGCCAGTCCAGGCTCACCTGTGGTCCATCCCTTGTCCTCcacagcaggcacctggcctggggGCTGCCTCGGGGGTCAGTGACAGCCACGAGGACCCCGTGGAGGGGGTGAGGACAGCGGGCATTGTGTGAAAGCCAGTCCAGCTCAGGGCTGCCAAGTGCTGGAGGTGGCAGCGCAGCTTCCTGCCACCAAGGTGTGcaagagcagcacagcaaaCCCAGCGTCTCGCTCGGCTGGTGAGAGGATCCTCTGTCCCCGAGGCCTGAGGGTGGCCACGGCGTGGTGGCCTCATTGATTGGAACTCCAGGAGCTGCGATGCCAGCGGTGGTGGCCACGGGAATCGTCATCTCTGGGAACCACGatgccacagcacagctccactgggagcagagggcactGGATGCCATTTCATGGTCACCCTCTGGCTCTGCTGAACTCTGCAGGACCATCAGGAACTCCTGATTTCCCTCCATCACCTGGTGCCAGCGCTCAGGATAATGGATCACTGGATCACAGAATGATTCCCCCTTCCCAacagcccagctggggcacGGATTGCTCTGGGCAAAGCTGGTCTcctgcatccatccatccatccatccatccatccatccatccatcctctcTCCAAAGCCTCAGCTCACCATGCAGATGACACATTTCACTTCCCATAAGAATTGCTTCTATGGGATCACGCTGGCTTGGCCGTGTTGGGATCACTGGGATAACCCACCCAAGGTTGGATTGGAGACCATCAGCCCCAACCACCAACCCCAAAAAAGGGTTTGTGGCCGGTCCCATTCACCTCCCCACGACATCACCGTgccaaaaaaccaaccaccaAACCCTCTGGGgctcttttatttatttatttaattttttttggaaaCATTTTAATAGTTATCGAATGTTCTACATCTTACAGTAAATATCGTACAGTTACAAACTCTTGGCTGAAATCTGTCAGGGAGATCACGACCTGATCTTCAGAACCAAAAccagaacagaaaacaaacgGGAAAACAACCCCAAATTTACACTTCAGATGGACAAACTGAGGCTGTGGGGCTCTCCAGGGCATCAGTCCAAGGCCATGTTCCCTACACACCTGTGAGATGTAGACTTGGAAGACGTGGTTACTCTTGGGtttaaattttttgttgttgttgttctttcagggaattttttttggtatttatttttatttaagagGTCCAATAATACTTAAAAACGAGCTGGTCTGGTGGTcaaaatcaatttaaaattaattacacAGAAAGAGGGGTGGGAGCCTGGTGTGGGTCGAGGCCGTGTTGTGGGAATGGGAGGGGTTGGGTGGATTCCTGCACCTTGCCATGCTTCCCTACAAACCCCTCCCCTGATCCTGAACCCCTCTTCCCCCTGGAAAATTCCATctcccagctccatctcttgcaggaggatgcagggaggctgcaggtgGCCATGTTGCATCAAGATTATTCCCTACAAGCAGCACAACCGAGCGCTTCCAAACGGGAATCGCTCCTGTCAAACCACAGATTTTGCTGTTCCTGCCCTGCAAACATTCCCACAAGTTCTTTTACCTGATTGCCAGAGAATCTCCAAGTGCCGTGGTGCAACATGCCACAGAAATGCCTTTTCCAAGGATTTCCTCCCTCCCAAGCTCCGTCACaggctttattttcctttttttttccccctaaggGAATGCTAACacacagcagagaaaatatttggaGGCTGATCCTGGCTCAGGAGCAAAGCAAAGGGAAGATGGGCAGAGGGTCACCACAGTTGGAGGGCCTGAAAGTATTggcaattaagaaaaaaaaacccaaaccaaaaacaccTGGATTTATGGGTATCCAGCAGCTCTTATTGCTATTGTTGGCTGGTTGGATTTTACCAAAAATAAAGCctcaaatgttatttttttccatcctgCTCAAAAAACCAGGATCCCATTTCATGCCCTCCAGCTGGGAACCACATCATCCCCACATTCCCAGAGGGGATGGCAAAGAGTCAGGGGGGTCTCTCTGGGAAGGACCAGATTCAGTGGGATGCTGGTGGCTGGAGGAAAACCTGATGCTCTGAACACCTCTCATTAAAACAAACCCCTTAAATAACATTTCCTGGGAATTGCATCCCAAAACTGCAACAATGCTGAACGGAGTGATTTATTATTCATAAAATGCAGTAGCAAATCCTTGCCTGGAGGGTTCAGCCACTTGGAGGCATGATGGCCTCAGGCTCCAAGGGGCTGCTGGGCTTTGGGGGTCACCATCACCACTGAAATCCCATTTCCTCCCCACATCTCACCTCGCAGCAGCTTGTGTTTTGAAGTAAAGGTAAGGTCTGGGATGGGTTAATGGTTCAgagttatttttccttcctctttagCTGGAATTTTAATCTCAGACACTTCAGTGGCTGCTAAGGATGCTTTAACCCCTCACTGCTGCCCGGTGTGATCCTTCACTGTGGAAAACCCTTTTCCTTAACCAACATCAGCAAAGCTTTGCTGGAATGAAATATTTGAGCAAAGGAATTAAAACCCAACTGCCCCGTGTCAGGGCTCATCAGTGGGAACACTGGGTGACCCACCATGCTCCACTCCTGGGGCTTTCTCCCGCACCTTTaaagtttcttttccttccaggAGAAAGCCCAACATCTCCTTTCCACACACGGGCCAGAATTTTAGGAGTGGTTCCTAAGGTGGTGCAGGGTGTCTGGGGCAGTGGTGGGATGGTGtctgctgggacagggaccccaaagcTCACTGGACCCCCCAAACCAAAGTGCCTTTACATTGGGAGGCCTGACTCAATGCTGACAGACAGCTCCTGGTGTGTAACACAAAGTCAGCatgagaggggggaaaagggatcTCAGAAGTCTTCAGTTCTTAGgctctggggattttttggcCCAGGTTTAACTGCAACGTGCTACAAACAGTGCAAGGATGATGTGTTGGTGTTATTTCCCAAGGTCCTGCTGCTCTTTACTAATCCTTGGCTTTGCCAAGCCAAATGGGGAACCCGCTGCctatttgctcttttttttccttctcctttccctcaATACCAGCCCAAAGTGCAGCCCAAGGGtgccccttccccaccccacaGCAAATCTCCCCCCACTTTGTTCCTCCTGAGGCTGAGGAGGGCAACCAGAGCTTTGCTCTAGATTTCCTTTAAAACCAGCAgaatcaaccaaatgaccccCAAACAGAAGTGCCAACACCCAACTGACAAACCTCCTGGGACCAGCCAGTGGGAGGGAAAGTCCTCCTGGGATCCCTAGGCTTGTTACTCCCCACCTGGCCCACGCTCCAGggaaggagctccaggagcacaggcCAAGCTGGGAGACTCCGCCGAGAGCACAGAACACTTTTGGCACACTTGAGGCAAAAATCAAAACCCAACCAAGcttttgtcttaaaaaaaaaaaccccaaaaaagtcCCAAAACCCTTGTTTCTATGCTGGGTTTAGTGACAaggatttaaaaacaaactggCCACAAGCGTTGTCTGCAAATCCAAACTGCCTCTGCTGCCCTCAAGACAACTTATTGCTCTACTTGGACACCCCGAGGGGGGATGCCACCAGCTTCCTGTCCCTGGGTAAGCCAAACGCCCCCAAAATGCCCCTGATGCCCACAGCCTCGGCGTGCCCAGCGTCCCCCATCCTGCTCCATGTCAGCTGTGGATCACCTTCCCTGCTGTCACCTCTTCTCAGGTGCCTTCCTGTGAAGGAGGCGACGTGTTTATTGCTATTGCTTCCTCCTCTGCCACCTCCCCAAGCAGAGCAGCCAGACatcttccccctccccagccttccTCCACGGTGCTGGTATTTGTGCTTGGATGAACATTTCTCCTGGAAGTCTTGGAGCTGTAACCCAAGGAATGGGAGGGGGACACCTCAGCTGCCAGGGAGGCAGTGCAGTTTGgtctcagccctgccagcaccatGGGTGCCAGCTGAAGCCACCCACCTTGCCTTCACCCTGCCTTGAAGACTCATCTCCATCAACCAGACGCCCTCTTTTCCCACACCACCATACTCTGGAGAAGCTCTTCAGACCAAACCCTGAACCTGGAGGAGCTCCTCAGTCCAAACCCTAAACCTGGAGGAGCTCCTCAGTCCAAACCCTAAACCTGGAGGAGCTCCTCAGACCAAACCCTGAACCTGGAGGAGCTCCTCAGTCCAAACCCTAAACCTGGAGGAGCTCTTCAGACCAAACCCTAAACCTGGAGGAGCTCCTCAGACCAAACCCTGAACCTGGAGGAGCTCCTCAGTCCAAACCCTAAACCTGGAGGAGCTCCTCAGACCAAACTCTAAATCTCGAGGAGCTCCTCAGACCAAACCCTGAACCTGGAGGAGCTCTTCAGACCAAACCCTAGACGTGGAGGAGCTCCTCAGACCAAACCTAAAACTGAGAGAAGCTCTCCAGATCAACCCTTGGACCTGGAGCTCTCCAGCCCAATCTTTGGACATGTCCTTgcttccctcagcagctgcccagcacaTCTCTGCCTGCAAACAGCAGCCACAAGGGAAGGAGCCTCCTTCTCCCTCACACTGCCCCAGGACGTGGCTGAGGGGGAGCATCCCGCTTTCCCAAGGGGTTCCAGATGCTCCCAGGGCATgcatcctcctgctgctcccttcccATCACCCATGATCCATGTGCCCAGTTGGAAAAAGCAGACCAAAGACCCGCTGGTGACCAGTCCTCGTGCTTCCTAAGACAAGTGTGTTACGTCgctaattatatttatattctcTTACTCCTACAAAAAGAAGGGATGAGTTCAGAATTCCACTGCAGATAATGCATTTATAATCTATCACGACAGCTATCTGGAAGACACCAATTTTCTTGTAATATGTTATGAAAGATTGAATAATTTATATTCTTCAACTAAAAATACCCAAACCAAATCGGAATAAGCCTGCCTACCAGCGCTGTGCTTTTCACATAGTACCCTGAACATCAACCACTCTTACTAGCCAAAAAAAATCTAGGCTCTTGTCAACAACAACGacaacagaaaaataacaaaaagaacCCAAACGAACAAGAAGTGGGGGGATCTCTGCACCACTCAGCTGGGCAATGCTGGAAAAGTGAAGATTCTGAGCTTTCAAATGATAGGACCGAAGAGAGAACTTGACTATTGCTCAGTGTCAGTATGTGTGTTACACAATTCATgtgggagggggaggaaggggggaaaaaaagaggcagaAGATTAGAAAAAGCAGCTTTTACAAAAACCACTAAAGAATGCATAAAGTGACccttgcactttttttttcttttgttcttgcaaACAGACGAGGCGCTGCAGCCCAGCGGCCGCAGCGCCGATGTAAGACTTGTGTAGTTGCATACAATGTTTGACTCCGGATCTGCAAGAGAGCAAATACATTAAAAGCAGGGAGTTAGAAGGATgttctcctcctctctgcacccCTGCACCACGTGGAGctgatccatatggaatttAACAGTCCCCGTGGGCAATTTGTCAGgcaagggagctgggaaagcagcagctccccggCGGTATCCAACGCAGAGGATTACAAATATGCAgatgagctgctccctgctaATTGCACACCAATTTGGGAGGGGCAGGATTAGCCCGGCGTAATTTGTGTGGCACAGAGAGATTTTAGATAACCCCGGGGCTGGATGGGATCTCCCTGGGCAGCATCGTGTTCCCATCAGCTGCCTGTCCTGGTAATTGGGCATGATGggccaagggctgcaggaacaggctgggaTTTCTGGGATCCCGGGCATGACAGGAACACACAGGCAGCCGCACGCAACCCAGCGCTAATGAACAGCGTGATCTCCCAGCAGGGGAAAGGAAATATTCCCATGACACAAAGATGGGCAGGGACTTTGTCAGGGACCGCAGAGAATGGTTTCAAAGTGCCACAGGGCAGGGTTGGATGGGATACCGGGAAGAATTCCTGCCtgtgagggcagggaggctgaggcacagggtgcccagaggcAGCACTCACATGGTTGGCCAGTGGTTTACCAGTGTGGAGGTACGTAGCTGTAGGTGGGGGTTCCTTGAGCCCTGTACGTTGGCACGGACACTGGATGTGCTCCGATGGCGGTGTGTTGGGGGGTGGTCAACAAggttcctgcagggacagacagacacttGTCACGGAGCAGAGGAGGTGCCACTTGTGGGTGCAGTGGGGCAGGAAGAGCATCAGCtgcctccttttcccttttcccttttcccttttcccttttcccttttcccttttcccttttctccctgaTAATTCTTCTGCCTGCCAGACCTGATTCAAAGGTGTTGGACCCACATGATTGGGATCAGCAGCACCACAAACACAGCAAGAACCCCTGAAGCTCCAGCAGATTTTCCATGCTACCTCTGGCCCTTCACCTGGAgggttttccttgttttttttccagtgatcCTTGTCCCTAAAGACAGGAAGCAAAGCTGGCCACAACCTGCTGACATCTACCTGCGGAAAGCACTGGGctaaactgggacagcaaatcACTGCACAGATCTGAAACAAACTGGAAGGGATGAGGGATGCAAAGGGAGATgagttaaaaaacccaacagatcTCCATGGAAAATTAAGATGAGCCTTTTTTTAAGTGTGCAGCCAGTCAACAGAGGGATTTTAGGTCAGAATTTGCACAGTGCTTCACGGGGAGGgaggacacagccctggactACTCTGTTCTGGGAGCAACTGGGTGCTCAAACCAAATTCTCAGTTTCTGGGTATCTCTCTGCAAATGTTACTAACGAAATTCTAACACATCCCACGTGCATTAATTACATTTATCCACTTCTCAATATAAGCAATCTCTCAGAGTGGTTCTTGTCACATCCAGGCTGCAATATCTCTGCTTGGAATAGGGATTGTGTCCCATTACAGACTCCTATTTCACAGCTAATGCAGATGCAAAAGGATGAATGATGCATTTTCTTGTCATAATTCAATATACAATCCCAAGAATTGTTAAGGAGAAAAATACAGgctttggaaaaaataaaaccagcccCTATCTTACTTAATGTGCTATTAATTGCAGTCAGAATCTGCATGTAAAATGTAGAGGAACTGGGATAGATAAAACAAGGTTAACATTCATTTTGTCAGACAAAAAACATGACCAAAAgtgtctttaaaaaaagagcTTGAGGGAAATACATCTACTTGAGGATGGACCGATCTGGTTATTCCTTCACTTAGGGAACAGACAGAGGAAGGGACAATGTATTTAAGGATACAGAACAATACATGTAAGGATACAGAATAATATATT includes:
- the RELT gene encoding tumor necrosis factor receptor superfamily member 19L → MPGRAPGANGTRVTLLGEQEEEAAAAQAAVLTIVPVFCAMGLLGILVCNLLKKRGYHCTASKEPQPGGTGASSIYQLEDANEDTIGVLVRLITEKKENAAALEELLKEHQRQQLVPPSCAPLNKLHLLPQFPPACQHQQHPHTVQGPAPCARCDQKWPQLLPSLGATKVPKAAAPPSEVTILSIGRFRVSRIPELRGEAGGEPLRGPLPAGSGM